A single region of the Silene latifolia isolate original U9 population chromosome 8, ASM4854445v1, whole genome shotgun sequence genome encodes:
- the LOC141594301 gene encoding putative calcium-binding protein CML25: protein MIKSLKNCLISLPNLAKTLLIQQNIMKKVLKRCKKSKNKRKFLGFNGLKSSFGSMELSNQLELVFKFIDANGDGKISKHELSDFLLCLGHDKSKVYDEADGMLRYMDSNGDGYVDLHEYMDVVMMSDDDDDDEHDDDGAYDVHDEYKHDHHHQHDVLEDEIMDAFHVFDTDKNGLISAKELNNVLKRLGFVNCDIKECNLMIKGVDKDGDGFVNFEEFRLMMLGFCS from the coding sequence ATGATAAAATCTCTAAAAAATTGCTTAATTTCCCTTCCCAACTTAGCTAAAACTCTACTTATACAACAAAATATCATGAAAAAAGTTCTCAAAAGATGTAAGAAAagcaaaaacaaaagaaaatttttAGGGTTTAATGGGTTAAAATCATCATTTGGAAGCATGGAGTTGAGTAATCAACTAGAATTAGTGTTTAAATTCATTGATGCAAATGGTGATGGTAAGATATCTAAACATGAACTAAGTGACTTTCTATTGTGTCTTGGGCATGATAAGTCTAAAGTTTATGATGAAGCTGATGGTATGTTAAGATACATGGATTCTAATGGAGATGGTTATGTTGATTTGCATGAATACATGGATGTTGTCATGatgagtgatgatgatgatgatgatgaacatGATGATGATGGTGCTTATGATGTTCATGATGAGTATAAGcatgatcatcatcatcaacatgatGTTTTAGAAGATGAGATAATGGATGCATTTCATGTATTTGATACTGATAAGAATGGTTTAATATCAGCAAAGGAGTTGAATAATGTATTAAAGAGACTTGGGTTTGTTAATTGTGATATTAAGGAATGTAATCTTATGATTAAAGGGGTTGATAAGGATGGAGATGGTTTTGTTAATTTTGAAGAATTTAGGCTTATGATGTTGGGTTTTTGTTCTTAG